CTTCAAGTACAATATCGAATTCAAGTATGATCGGGGCATTGGCATGGCTTGGAATGCACGCGCTTGTAACGACTTGAAATATATGAACATGCCGTGGCTTGGCATGCCTAGATCGACTGGGACTTTGGATGAGTGAGCTTGTCATGGATTAGAGTGCCTGAGTGTGTCACGGATTGGAGTGAATGAGTATGTCACGGCTTCGTTGAGAGGGAATTAAGTCCGACTTTCCCTTTTTTGTTGGATGGTCTGAGAAGGTTTTCATTTTGTCCTTTAGAGTAATTATGATTTGTGTTAGTAAACGATAGTCATGGCTAAGCTTTAGCACAAATGACTTATAGAAagtattttgattaaaaatttgaaggatTGAAATAGTTTAAGCGATAGATAAAAAAGATGAATAAGAGAAGAGAATGCTTGAGAGTCTTAACTCAAGCATGCTTTGACGATAGTATATCGCTCGTATGACCTCAAGACTTGGAGTATGGAACATTGCTACTTCAAGACTTGGTGTATGGTATATAACTACCTCAAGGCTTGGTGTATGGAATATCTAGTGACTTGCAGTGGACCATTTAGCTATGACCTTTAGCTATTTGGTAAAGGCTTCATTTAGCGGTGACGCCAAAAAAATATTCAGTTGCGAAGGGACGCATGCAACAGTATTTATACTCATCCCGAAATGAGTCAATCACTAATGACGGCTCCTATATGCTCAGCGCGTGAGGGGTTCTTGGGTTTAAATGGAAGTTTAGAACTTTGCTTTGTTGATTATTGAACGGAGCCTTCCTTCCCTTCACGATTGGATTTACGGCTAaccattttttgcattttcaagcttttgagcTATTTGACATCAATATCTAGAGCGAGGTCTAGCAAAACATTCTTCAAAGGTGCGTGCCGAGCCCCCTACCATTAGGCTTACTTAGGAATTCTCCTTGCAAGAATTGAGtgataagaaaatttttcttgaggatGACAACATTGGTGCTTCCCTCTTCAAGCATAATCTTGAATTCAAGAATGATCAAGGCATTAGCATGGCTTGGAATGCATGCGCTTGTCATGACTTGAAACATATGAACATGCCATGGCTTGGCATGCGTGAATCGACCATGAATTTGGATGTGTGAGCTTGTCATGGCTTGGAGTGCATGGGCGTGTCACGGATTGGAGTGCATGAGCTTGTCATGGCTTGGGTGAGAGAGGATTAAATTCAGATTTCCTTCATTGTTGGATGTTCCAAGAAGGTTTCCATTTTGTGCCCTAGTGCAAATGCGATTCACATTAGTAAGTAATAGTCACGGCTAAGTGTAAAAGCACACACgaattatagaaaatattttaatgacaaGTTTAGAGTGTTGAAGTGATTTAAATGACATAGATAAATTTAATTAGCAAAGAGAGTGCTTAAAAGTCTTAGCTTAAACGTGCATTGGCGCTAGTATGTTGCTTGTATGACTTCAAGACTTGATTTATGAAATGCCGCTACTTGAAGACTTAGTGTGTGGAATATCACTTGGACTTACGGTAGGCCATTTGGTTATGGCCTTCAGCTATTTGGTGAAGACTTCATTTAATGGTGACGTCAACTATTCAGCTGCGAAAGGGTCACACATATAGTCCACTATAGTTGTCCCAAAATGAGTTAATCAACCGCGATAGCCCTTATATGCTTTAGCACTAACCTCGGCAACAATACAGactcaataataaaatatgttgagGAGATGTTGACAATGAGCTTTTAGTGTTGTTGTTGGGGGGTTCTTGGGTTGAAATTGATGTTTAGAACTTCGCTTCTTTGATTATTAGTTGCAGCCTTGCTTCCCTTTGTGGTCAAACTTGTGGCTCACCATTTTGCATTTTCAAGCTACAATAAAAATGTTtacaaatattatataaaacaaGAGATGTGGGATAATTCCTCCATAAGAATGAtagctaaaaaataatatagatgagtgaaagaaaaattttccCTTGAATAAGAAAGTTAGTTCTCCTTCCATCCTTCACTTCTTGGATGGCTTCCAGAGGTTGGAGCGATTTTGTCACATGGTTTGGATCATCTCTAGTAGCTCAATGAGCTAAGAATAGAACTTTTTTAAGCTCAACTTCACAATGCTCCTCTTGCACGACAAAGCATCATATGGTTTCTCTTGGAATGACAAGTTGGTGTGAGAAACACCATCTTTTTGCTGGTTTCGTGTCTTTGGATACATGATTTCTCTTGTTTTAGCTGCTTGGCTCCCTAGTGGAGTTGTCAAAATGTTGAGGACGTTTTTGCAACGAGGGCCAAAAATGCGAGAAAGGCCTAAATGTTTCAttgggttctttagaagtgtttattgtggagaatcaagctcaaaattccaaatatataatgaacaaaaggctaatgGTACTTTGACAAGGgagaatcaaaatgctaataacaaaagtgcagaaatagtataaaaacataacaggtctgaaacttcgacccacagtcaGCGAAAAGAGGAAATTAagagaggttgtgaggaagagagggaaggttctcctatacccatatttccacccctatACTTTAGAATTGCGAGAATGTTAGTTGGTTGAATGAGCTTAACAAAAGTgcagaaaaaacataaaaacataacaggtCTCAAAATTTCGACCCATAGTCAGCGAGAAaaggaaattgagagaggttgtgaggaagagagggaaggttcccctgtacccatatttccacccctcaggttcagaattgtgagaatgtttcCTGGCTCAATGGGTTTTTGCTCTCAAGTTTCAGCTCTCTGAGAAAAACGTGGTTGGTTCCCTTTTTGAGCTgaagagagagttttatatagAGTTTGGAGTTTTGCTAATGACTGGTTTTTGAGTAGTGAAAAAGGCTTTTATCCCTCATGATACTAATTTAGTGTTTTGGCTTAGGTTGCTTTTGTTTAGGGAAGAGTTTAGCATGATTTTGGAAAAGTAGCTAACTCCATTAGCTATTGTTTTCTTGTCATTGTAGGCTTTTGATAGCTGCATTTGGTGGCTACAATAGGCTAGCTAATTAGTTTAGGGTCAGCTGTGTTTTTTGggtggaaaagaaaatatggtAGCGAAATTAGGTTAGGGGAAAAACTTTGGGCCAAAGTCAGCCAGAGCATAAAAGCTCTTTTGTGATGGAAATTTCAGGTACAAAACCTTCTCCATGAGCCTGAGGTGCTACTAGTGTCCcttgcccacttggtagcacgTATGGGCTAAACTCATGCAAAAGGTCCAAAAGAAACTGACCCATACCCTCCAATCCACATTTGCTCAATTTCCCCCATAAATTgcatgggcttgggccatgcttaaaagaataaaataaaatataatacatgaattgagcCCACAAGGAAGTGGAGCTTGGTTGAATCAGGTTTGTACAAAATGTATCGTGAAAATGGATATCAACAAtcattatgaaatatatatttgtcaACCCTAAGAATATTTACATGTGTCTCTTGCTCTCTATTGAAGGACCAAAATCAATATCAAATTTATCatcatgaaatatatatttgttaacCCTAAGAAAATTTACATGTGGATTTTGCTCCTTAAGAGACAATGTCTTGACACCTAATTACTTGATGGCTACAACAATGAATCTTGCCAGATAATTATCTTTTGTAAAATCAACAACTTTTTGTATTTGAACAAAGAAAGTCTCATCATCATATTCCTTAACTTGCTGTTTCCCCAATTCATAATCTTCATTAGGGTACATATCATAAATTGATGGAGAATTCCAATCCACAATAATAACTTCTTTAAAGCATTTTTCACCATTGTTCAAATATGTTAGGAATACAATAATCTATCAAACTCACAACAATAGAAGAATAAAGTAAAATGCATATCAAAATGTGAAATAATAAGTGTGTTTGACAATTTATTATAAGCTAGCGTTTTGTTTAAATTATCTACTATTTTCCCACACCACTttttgggtccgtttggattgagcttatttttgctgaaactgaaaactgaaactgaaaacactgtagcaaaataatttttaaatgtgtaaataatatcgtgggacccatttttaatgaaaaagttgataaaaagtggaatttgtgggtccgtaaacagtgcacgaatgcactgttcacagtggacttggtcaaatagtgcggctgagaggaaaaaaaaaaaaaaaaaaaaaaaactggaaaacgCAGCCACAAATTCAGCAACtttcagtgcaatccaaacgcaCTCTTTATCTCAGTTTTATCTCAGTTTTATCTTAAGGCTTTTGATGAATCAGGACCGTCTGATATAAATAACACCCGTTCGGCCGGTTATGACGCCTCTGCGTCGTTTCCTCAGACAAAAAACGACGTGGTTTTGTTCCAGAATAAAAACTGTGTCGTTTCCTATGCCGTCTCACTCAGTCACTCTTCAACCCCAATCCATTTCCAAACCCTACTCTCAACTCTCTCTTCAACTTTCATCTTCGCAGCTTCAAAGGAATTAGGGTTTCCACTGTAAGgaatttcctctcttttctttgctTTGGCTTCTCATACACACTTCAACTTCAATTCAAATATCTCATTATTTACCATTTGCTGAATATGATTTGTATGCTTTTGACTTGCATTGCATTTTGGTCTTAATATGAGAAACTTTGTGTTGTTGAGGAGGTGGTGGAATCTTCACTGATAATGAGCATTTACAAATGTATTTGTAGCGGTTGGCATTTCATTTTCTCTATGGGAAATTGggaatatgaaaaatattggtttttttcttGAAGTGCAAGATTATTTAATCTGATACTAATATTTTGGTGCTTCAACCATGTCATGTGAATATAATTAACACTGCCCATTATCTCTGTATGTGCTTAAGATATACCGGGAAATTAATAATTGGAACCCAGATTGCTAGAAACTGGAGGGTGAGattgttcattttttgtttggaatGCACACTTTGTAATTTGTACTTAAGACATTAGTACTTTGAATACTCAGTGATTAATACTTAATAAGGGATGCACGCTTTGTGATTAGTGCTTAAATTAGCTTAATAGATTTATTTACTTGGTACACAACCTTATTCTTTTAagggcaaattacaatttacgCATTTGTGgtttggttgaaatttaagttaccaacttgtggtttgaaatttgatactTTACCCACCTAGGGTTTGACCGAAATTTAAATTACTTACTTGTGGTTTGAAATCCTATGATGCAAGTGTTCTCCtggattattttttatcttatttgatcttgtatgtttatgttttttgtgtttttggaggggagagacataaaagtggagcaaattacatatttagcccTGTTTTTAACAGATGTGGATTACAAAACTCTAACTGAGCTAATTTCAATtgggtaaaatgtcaaatttcaaaccgtagataggcaacttaaatttcggccaAATCACAAgtgagtaagttgtaatttgcccttcttttaaatttgataaatcgttcatttttttgggaattattTGTTGGTGAAATGGTTGTTGTTGGTCTGCAATTTTTGAGTGAAATGGATTTTGCTTCCACATCATGCTTCTACAATTGGGtctaataataatacatttgtGAGGGTATTTGGAATATGGTTCCTCATTTTTGATGTGGGGTATATGGAGGGAGAGGAATGCACGAACATTTGAAGGAACCAAGAGGTTGATTCGAGACTTAAAGATGTATTTCCTCCAAACCTTGTTTGGGTGGGCAAATCCTTTGGggaattttcctttttattctttgtctGATTGCTCGATATATGTAGTCTTTATATTtcttagttttgtttttgttctcttgcCAGCTTAGTACACTTCCTGTGTGCTTTGGccttttgtaaaatttttgtgaGGGGAAAGTGTGATCCAACATGGAATCATGTAACTGAAGAGGTTTATTGAAGTATTATTATCTCTATAGTTTATTGAAGTATTATTATCTCTATAGTTTATTGAAGTATTATTCTTTTCTTAATGAAGTTGATGAattccatcttcttcttcttctttttttttttttttgataagtaatgcaATTTATTGATATCATTAAAAGAGTCTCCCAAGTATACGGTTGGGGACTAAATAATCAAACATGCAAATTACATgaatctataaaataaaaaacagaacaTAAAGGCTGACAATGCAGAGCTGATATCCAGTCCAACaaagtttgaaagaaaaataatttgagaTTAGGCATAGCTCTCTCTCTGTGTCCTCGAAACTTTGATTGTTCCTCTCtctccaaatgcaccacattaAACAATGCAGGGCAAGTTGACGAATTCCATTAATATGAGTATCAAACCATGCTATCTCTGAATTCTTGTACTGGAGATCTTGCTGTGTTTGTTGTTAGATATTCTAGGACAGTTCGAGTCTGCTCTAAAAGTTGTTAGGGCTTACAATTATGCCTTTTATGTTCTGGGaaacttatatttttatgttagCTTAACCTCAAGGGGTTGGCTAAGTGGTTCTTAGACCTTGTTTGggaggagagaatggaatggactggaaatgaatgaaaaaaataattttagaatattcttctcttttcttgttttggagttttaatggagggaatggaaagtccattcccttatttgggagtttaagtgggagagaATGAAATGAGTAGGAGGGAATACTCATTcttctctattcccttaaaaccttaaatttttgttcccctcgaaattgggaggaatgagagggaatgaaattagatttaattatttttttactaaaactcctaaaatacctctatatattcaaccatttattttaaaacagaggtctaatagtaatattgtcataaaatgattccattccatttcctccatgttgctctcaaataagattacttatattctattcattttcatttctttattttaaaatattcaatcaatgttacttaattccatttcattccattcttttctcttacttaaatacattccattcccttatgatcattccattctaTTTCCTTATGAACTCCTAGGTCTCATGATATCCATGAGATTCTGGATTTAAAACCTTTTGTCAGCATCTTGGGGCCACCCTTAAGGGATTTCTCCTTGTAATAACTCGGTGTGTGTGGGATGAGGGGATTGTACATGCCCAAAGGAATAGTCAGATATTCGAAGAGGTCTAGATACCCTtgtttattgaaaaaaagatttttattggTTCAGCATTGAACCAATTCAAAGATCATAGCTTTTCTGGTCTGAAATTACCTACTCCAGCTGGGaaagttttttatggttataaatttgtaaaaaatatagaactCTTTTGAGAGCATATTATAATCCAAATGACAAGTATGGGTACTGTCAAGCTATATGTTGTTGACTAATCTTCCAAAATTCTGCTTCATTATGAAGATTTCAAGTTAAAAGTGTGTGATGGGTTTGATATCATGCTTGAATTATTTGACTGGGAGGAAGTCTCATTTGCTTCTACATGAGCTGCCTTTGGTCATTgttattgattgattaattgatttcttttagagtttctcccttctttctctctcatgaTTTGTTGTAATACCTTCTTTGGTCTCTTGATGGAGTATCTTTATTTTATGTGTTTGAGATTACCAAGACAAtaatggttattttttatttcagctTTTGAGGAGCAGATGGCGTCAACTTTTACAGCCATGTCTTCAGTTGGCTCCTTGGCTGCTCCAGGTTGCCGTGTTATGGACAAGaaatttgcttcttcttcagACAAGTTATCATCTTCTGCTTCCATTTCTTCGTTCTCATTTGCTAGGAGACAAAATGTGATGTCACAAAGAAATCGCTCTCCCAAGATTTGTGCCATGGCAAAGGAATTGCATTTCAACAAGGACGGCTTGGCTATTAAGAAGCTTCAAGTGAGTTTCTCATTAAGACTATGTTGGGTGTTGATTTATTGCGATGGGTTTTTGActtttgtaatttgttttttctagTTTCTACAATCTATCACTTGTTTTGTTTCAGACTGGTGTGAACAAGCTTGCGGATTTAGTTGGGGTTACTCTTGGTCCAAAAGGACGGAATGTTGTTCTGGAAAGCAAGTATGGCTCCCCAAAAATTGTTAACGATGGTGTTACCGTGGCTAAAGAGGTTagtttctattctttttttatggTGCTAAGGTTGTTTATTGAACTTCAAAAAAGATATTTCCTTTTTTAGTGGGAATTTGTTGGTGTTAGATACTTAGATTTCCATTATTGTTGAAACCAAGGATCAAATGAACTTAATATGCCTAGCAAAATTCTGATGAATAAACTTTTATGCAATGCTATTCATCTTTTTACAATTTCTCCcttgtatgtattttttttgctCAATCTATTATGAAACGAATACCATCTTGTGCAAgatattgatgtatttggtctcTCCCCTCTGAAGGTTGAGTTGGAGGACCCAGTTGAGAACATTGGTGCTAAGTTAGTGAGGCAAGCGGCTGCAAAGACTAATGATTTGGCTGGTGATGGAACAACAACGTCTGTTGTTCTTGCACAAGGTCTTATTGCTGAGGGTGTCAAggtttgtattttgatttatGGGGCACTATCTTGTttgaaaatgtcaaaaaatccTGTTTAGGTCACTTCATAAAAGAGACAACAATGAAGAGAGAGCCATATTAtctttgttccctatttttcatttctctctcttcatttagGAAATAGGAACATAGTAGAAagataaagaaaatgttttttttcaaaatttttttaatcagtgATGATTTCCCAATCTCATCAAAATGATTTAAAATTCCAGGTGGTAGCTGCTGGTGCAAACCCTGTTTTAATTACTCGAGGCATTGAGAAGACCACAAAAGCTCTTGTGTCTGAGCTTAAGTTGATGTCAAAGGAGGTAATGTATGTCTAATTGAGTTTTCTGGTTTCAAGCATCAAGACTGTGTCCCACCATACTTTTTGTGCGTGGTTTAGTCAGTTTCTAATAATGTCTCTTAATAACAATGACATCGGGCTGCAGGTTGAAGACAGCGAGCTGGCTGATGTAGCAACAGTTAGTGCCGGAAACAACTATGAAGTAGGAAATATGATAGCTGAAGCCATGAGTAAGGTGGGTCGTAAGGGTGTGGTGACCCTAGAAGAGGGAAAAAGTGCTGAGAACAGCCTTTATGTTGTTGAAGGAATGCAATTTGATCGTGGTTACATTTCACCTTACTTTGTCACAGATAGTGAGAAAATGGCAGTTGAATATGATAATTGCAAGGTGTGAATTCTATCAAAGCTGAcctgttttgtatttttggctTTTATGATCTCTCCTGCAAATATTGACATCGGCAGTAATATATGTTGCCTTTGCTAATTGATGTGTGTACGTTTTAATGCAGTTGCTTCTTGTtgataagaaaataacaaatgcAAGGGATCTTATTAACGTGCTTGAGGATGCTATCAAAGGTGGATACCCAATTGTGTTAATTGCAGAAGACATTGAACAAGAAGCTCTAGCAACTTTGGTTGTGAACAAGCTGAGGGGTGCTCTGAAGATTGCTGCACTGAAAGCTCCTGGTTTTGGAGAGCGCAAGAGCCAGTACCTTGATGACATTGCTATTCTCACTGGAGGTATGTTCACATCATCTTCTCTTTTGGGTTAACCTTTCTCTGGTTCTATTCCTTCCTGGTTGCTCTATATTAAACCGTCAAGTGTTTCACTGTTTCAGTGTATTCTTCAGTGCTATTTTTGTCACATATTGAGAGCTTTCTTCATCTGGCTTGCAGGAACTGTAATCAGGGAAGAGGTGGGGCTTACGTTAGACAAAGCTGAGAAGGAGGTACTTGGCCATGCTTCTAAGGTGGTGCTTACCAAGGATACTACTACAATTGTCGGTGATGGAAGCACACaggaagcagtaaacaagagaGTTGCGCAGATTAGAAATCTTATTGAGGTATCTatcttcctctctctcacataaataAACAGGGTGTGTGGGGTTCATTTTGACTGTTTCTAGGCCAATTAAGTTGACATTCTCATGCAGGCTGCAGAGCAAGATTACGAGAAGGAAAAACTGAATGAAAGGATTGCAAAATTGTCAGGTGGAGTTGCTGTGATCCAGGTAAGTTACCAATAGCAAGTTGTAATTATCATccgtgattttttttatttttatttttgggttgagtgaaaatctgaatttttcaaCTTCCTACTGAACACAAGGTTGGTGCACAAACTGAGACAGA
The sequence above is drawn from the Quercus robur chromosome 7, dhQueRobu3.1, whole genome shotgun sequence genome and encodes:
- the LOC126692844 gene encoding chaperonin 60 subunit beta 2, chloroplastic produces the protein MASTFTAMSSVGSLAAPGCRVMDKKFASSSDKLSSSASISSFSFARRQNVMSQRNRSPKICAMAKELHFNKDGLAIKKLQTGVNKLADLVGVTLGPKGRNVVLESKYGSPKIVNDGVTVAKEVELEDPVENIGAKLVRQAAAKTNDLAGDGTTTSVVLAQGLIAEGVKVVAAGANPVLITRGIEKTTKALVSELKLMSKEVEDSELADVATVSAGNNYEVGNMIAEAMSKVGRKGVVTLEEGKSAENSLYVVEGMQFDRGYISPYFVTDSEKMAVEYDNCKLLLVDKKITNARDLINVLEDAIKGGYPIVLIAEDIEQEALATLVVNKLRGALKIAALKAPGFGERKSQYLDDIAILTGGTVIREEVGLTLDKAEKEVLGHASKVVLTKDTTTIVGDGSTQEAVNKRVAQIRNLIEAAEQDYEKEKLNERIAKLSGGVAVIQVGAQTETELKEKKLRVEDALNATKAAVEEGIVVGGGCTLLRLASKVDAIRDSLDNDEEKVGADIVKRALSYPLKLIAKNAGVNGSVVSEKVLSSDNFKYGYNAATGKYEDLMAAGIIDPTKVVRCCLEHASSVAKTFLMSDCVVVEIKEPEQVPAGNPMDNSGYGY